In the genome of Paenibacillus pabuli, one region contains:
- a CDS encoding Gfo/Idh/MocA family protein, whose protein sequence is MEKMKAGIIGCGNISAIYLENLKDNPLIEVVAVADLIRERAQERADEFNIANVYNVDELLQDNEIELVLNLTVPGSHAMTDLAVLEAGKHVYAEKPLAISLEDGRKVIELAEEKGLYVGSAPDTFLGSGIQTARKAIEEGLIGKPIAATSFFMGGGPEAWHPNPEFFYVAGGGPMFDMGPYYLTALITLLGPIRRISSSAGVQITDRVIGSGPKEGTPLEVQTPTHLAGTIDFEEGAIATMITSFDIRGASDLPRIEIYGTEGTMSIPDPNFFNGEVKLRRFGQDTWETVTPAFESRQNERGIGVTEMVESIRAGREHKASGKLAYHVLEAMHAFQRSSLEGKHIQLESTYQAAAENNTDENQSEAVQSH, encoded by the coding sequence GTGGAGAAAATGAAAGCAGGCATTATTGGATGCGGTAACATTAGCGCCATTTATTTGGAAAATTTAAAAGATAATCCCCTCATTGAAGTGGTGGCTGTAGCAGATCTGATCCGTGAACGAGCACAAGAACGAGCTGATGAATTCAATATCGCAAACGTTTACAATGTAGATGAGTTGCTGCAAGATAACGAGATTGAGCTTGTGTTGAACCTCACCGTTCCTGGCAGTCATGCCATGACGGATCTGGCTGTGCTTGAGGCAGGCAAACATGTGTATGCCGAGAAACCGTTGGCAATCTCTCTTGAGGATGGTCGCAAGGTAATTGAACTCGCTGAGGAAAAAGGATTGTATGTCGGTTCAGCACCGGATACGTTTCTTGGATCAGGCATTCAGACTGCTCGCAAGGCTATTGAAGAAGGACTGATCGGCAAACCAATTGCGGCAACGTCATTCTTCATGGGTGGAGGGCCGGAGGCTTGGCATCCAAATCCGGAGTTCTTTTATGTCGCTGGAGGAGGACCAATGTTCGATATGGGGCCTTACTATTTGACGGCTCTGATTACCCTCCTTGGACCGATTCGCAGAATCAGTTCCTCAGCAGGTGTACAGATCACAGATCGTGTTATTGGTTCCGGGCCGAAGGAAGGTACACCTCTTGAGGTACAGACGCCAACACATCTGGCAGGAACGATTGATTTTGAGGAAGGTGCCATTGCAACCATGATCACCAGCTTCGATATCCGGGGTGCTTCGGATCTGCCACGGATTGAAATCTACGGTACCGAAGGTACGATGAGCATACCGGATCCCAACTTTTTTAACGGTGAAGTGAAGCTCCGCAGATTCGGTCAGGACACATGGGAGACTGTGACGCCAGCTTTTGAAAGCAGACAGAACGAGCGCGGAATCGGCGTTACCGAAATGGTTGAATCCATTCGAGCCGGACGCGAACACAAGGCTAGTGGCAAGCTCGCCTACCATGTGCTTGAAGCTATGCATGCGTTCCAGCGCTCCTCGCTTGAGGGCA
- a CDS encoding AraC family transcriptional regulator: protein MPTDYSCQVLTAGFSFHRKPYLGLHPEGVKNYLMRLQTDGRCRARVDGVMSLVDAGDLLLFSPDEPYELRIDKEKNPMGEQLVESGDYHIFFNGDWVDEWWKHHKRPNRIKVQLTESLLTLFRQLVLEQRRISNPFPEIASYYMRILCLEVDRLLSEHPTITNTNYVAYEIKSYIEENASSLFKLEDIATHIGISVSRGVHLFKEAFGKSIMQYTLDVRLNMARERIIFSPMTLEHVAESSGFNNYTYFHRVFRSRFGMSPKEFRVIHREQM from the coding sequence ATGCCAACTGATTATTCCTGCCAGGTTCTTACAGCAGGCTTCTCGTTTCACCGTAAACCCTACTTGGGCTTGCATCCTGAGGGAGTAAAGAATTACCTGATGAGGCTCCAGACGGACGGACGCTGCCGGGCCCGTGTAGACGGCGTCATGTCGCTTGTTGATGCGGGAGATTTACTTCTTTTTAGTCCCGATGAGCCGTATGAACTGAGAATAGACAAAGAAAAAAATCCAATGGGTGAACAACTTGTGGAAAGTGGCGACTATCATATTTTCTTCAACGGGGACTGGGTAGATGAGTGGTGGAAACATCACAAGCGGCCGAACCGGATCAAGGTGCAGCTGACCGAAAGCCTGCTTACCCTGTTTCGACAGCTCGTACTGGAGCAGCGCCGTATTTCCAATCCCTTTCCTGAAATCGCCAGTTATTATATGCGTATTCTTTGTCTAGAAGTGGATCGTTTGCTCTCGGAGCATCCGACGATTACCAATACCAACTATGTGGCCTATGAGATTAAAAGTTACATCGAGGAAAATGCTTCTTCACTATTCAAGCTTGAGGATATAGCTACCCATATTGGAATCAGTGTTTCACGGGGAGTCCACCTCTTCAAAGAAGCATTTGGCAAAAGTATCATGCAATATACACTGGATGTGCGGCTGAACATGGCCAGGGAACGAATCATTTTTAGTCCCATGACACTCGAACATGTAGCCGAATCTTCCGGCTTTAATAACTATACGTACTTCCACCGGGTATTCCGTTCCCGGTTCGGCATGTCTCCCAAAGAATTCAGGGTCATTCACCGGGAACAGATGTAA